In Morococcus cerebrosus, a single genomic region encodes these proteins:
- the brnQ gene encoding branched-chain amino acid transport system II carrier protein, which yields MNSVSPLNRKASLWAVGLMLFALFFGAGNLIFPAYLGQQAGESWFSAMTGFLLTGAGLPLLGVIAIGYSGSRDVQALASRVAPWYGVAFAVALYLSIGPLFAMPRTATVSFEIAVAPFLNESQKIVGLAAFSVAFFGVAYWLSMSPGKLVDRIGKILTPVLLLTIAVLVGYAALNPMGVPAAAQGDFALRPFIKGILEGYGTMDALASLVFSIIVIDAVRAMGVDNRSDLLRTTAVSGIVAASCLALVYLFIGYMGATSVSGLGLQENGAEVLSKTANFYFGVPGNILLGVIVLLACLSTAVGLITSCSEYFNRLCPGIPYKIFVVINTVVSMALANKGLSSILTFSIPMLMLLYPLTIVIILLVFLHKLFGGSRIVYFCTMMATLAVGLLDAYKAAFGFSEEVATDINGALPLYNVGLGWLLPATVGFILGCILNAAIKKKHKA from the coding sequence ATGAACAGTGTTTCCCCGCTCAACCGTAAAGCCTCGCTGTGGGCGGTCGGTTTGATGTTGTTCGCTTTGTTTTTCGGTGCGGGCAATCTGATTTTTCCCGCTTATCTCGGACAACAGGCGGGGGAAAGCTGGTTCTCTGCGATGACGGGTTTCCTGTTGACCGGCGCGGGCCTACCGCTGTTGGGCGTGATTGCCATCGGCTATTCCGGTTCGCGCGATGTGCAGGCGCTGGCATCCAGGGTTGCGCCTTGGTACGGCGTGGCGTTTGCCGTCGCACTGTATTTGTCCATCGGGCCTTTGTTTGCCATGCCGCGTACGGCGACGGTGTCGTTTGAGATTGCCGTTGCGCCGTTTTTGAATGAAAGCCAGAAAATAGTCGGGCTGGCGGCGTTCAGCGTGGCGTTTTTCGGCGTGGCGTATTGGCTGTCGATGTCGCCGGGCAAGCTGGTGGACCGCATCGGTAAAATCCTGACCCCCGTATTGCTTTTGACGATTGCCGTTTTGGTCGGCTACGCCGCGTTGAATCCGATGGGCGTTCCCGCTGCGGCACAAGGCGATTTTGCCCTCCGTCCGTTCATAAAAGGCATTTTGGAAGGCTACGGCACAATGGACGCACTCGCTTCGCTGGTGTTCTCCATTATCGTCATTGACGCCGTGCGCGCGATGGGTGTGGACAACCGCTCCGATCTGCTGCGGACGACCGCCGTTTCAGGCATCGTTGCCGCATCTTGTCTGGCATTGGTGTACCTCTTCATCGGCTATATGGGCGCGACAAGCGTGTCAGGCTTGGGACTTCAGGAAAACGGCGCGGAAGTGTTGTCGAAAACGGCAAATTTCTACTTCGGCGTCCCCGGAAACATCCTCTTGGGCGTCATCGTCCTGCTCGCCTGCTTGAGTACCGCCGTCGGACTGATTACATCATGTTCCGAATATTTCAACCGCCTGTGTCCCGGCATTCCTTACAAAATATTCGTCGTCATCAATACGGTCGTGTCTATGGCGTTGGCGAACAAAGGCCTGTCCTCCATCCTGACTTTCTCCATCCCGATGCTGATGCTGCTGTACCCGCTGACCATCGTCATCATCCTGCTGGTCTTCCTGCACAAACTGTTCGGCGGCAGCCGCATCGTCTATTTCTGCACCATGATGGCAACGCTGGCAGTCGGTTTGCTCGATGCCTATAAAGCCGCGTTCGGTTTCAGCGAAGAAGTCGCCACCGACATCAACGGCGCACTGCCGCTTTACAACGTCGGACTGGGTTGGCTGCTGCCCGCAACCGTCGGCTTTATTTTAGGGTGCATCCTGAACGCCGCGATCAAGAAAAAACATAAGGCTTAA